The Metabacillus litoralis genome contains a region encoding:
- a CDS encoding DUF2294 domain-containing protein: protein MNKYEAEFSNIVRSFRKKHMGKGPSKITTTFCKNWAICEMEGNLSPVEKFIASADEGKQALRSARTEMVKQIYKKNPPIEMEEFLNCKFVDLFVDIDIDRDFGMSIFVFDEDLQQKFSK, encoded by the coding sequence ATGAATAAGTATGAAGCAGAGTTTAGTAATATCGTTCGTTCTTTCCGAAAAAAGCATATGGGAAAAGGTCCGAGTAAAATCACAACAACCTTTTGTAAAAACTGGGCTATTTGTGAGATGGAGGGGAATTTATCACCTGTTGAAAAATTCATTGCCAGTGCTGATGAAGGAAAGCAAGCGTTACGATCTGCAAGAACTGAAATGGTTAAACAAATTTACAAGAAAAACCCTCCTATTGAAATGGAAGAGTTTTTAAACTGTAAATTCGTTGATTTGTTTGTAGATATTGATATTGACAGAGATTTTGGTATGTCGATCTTTGTTTTCGATGAAGACTTACAACAAAAATTCTCTAAATAA
- a CDS encoding long-chain-fatty-acid--CoA ligase — MNRPWLKHVVEGNPVEIEIPEISLPDLFQRSVEKYENKIAVTFYDKSYSYSLLNDCVNRMASSLTKRQVKKGDRVAIMLPNCPQYPISYYASLLCGATIVQINPMYQSSELLYVLNDSQAKVIIVLDQLLPVVEKILNETSVTTIIPVSFEKESLFHQLLKDPGDRIPNEKIDPIEDIAVLQYTGGTTGRSKGAMLTHYNLVANTLQSAATAHVKTNTGEERVLTISPLFHVYGMTSAMNLTFYNGGNLILVPRFDVEEVVKIIEKTKPTSFPGVPTMYIALLNYYKTYKFDLSCLQTCTSGSAPLPVEVINRFNEVSGTNVAEGYGLSEASPVTHRNPISGLQKRGSIGIPIPNTDAKIVDIATGEQDLSIGEVGELIIKGPQIMKGYWNMPEETANTIRDGWLYTGDLAMMDADGFFYIVGRKKEMILASGFNVYPIEVEDVIYSHSKVLEAAVIGVPDEYRGETVKAIVVAKENEIITEEELIQFCRDRLAAYKVPKEIAFVEELPKTAVGKILKRTLKEMYSVSK; from the coding sequence TTGAATAGACCATGGTTAAAGCATGTTGTTGAAGGAAATCCGGTTGAAATTGAAATACCAGAAATATCGTTACCTGATTTGTTTCAACGTTCTGTTGAAAAATATGAAAATAAGATTGCGGTCACATTCTATGATAAATCATATTCTTACTCACTTTTAAATGATTGTGTAAATAGAATGGCGAGTTCACTTACTAAACGTCAAGTAAAAAAAGGTGATCGAGTCGCAATCATGCTTCCGAATTGTCCTCAATATCCTATTAGCTATTATGCCAGCTTATTATGTGGGGCAACAATTGTACAAATTAATCCAATGTATCAATCATCTGAACTTCTATACGTCCTCAACGATTCACAGGCAAAGGTCATCATTGTTTTAGATCAACTCCTACCCGTAGTAGAAAAAATCTTAAATGAAACATCAGTTACTACAATCATTCCTGTTTCTTTCGAAAAAGAAAGCTTGTTTCATCAATTATTAAAAGATCCTGGTGATAGAATCCCTAATGAAAAGATTGATCCTATAGAAGATATTGCTGTTCTTCAATATACAGGGGGAACAACAGGACGTTCAAAAGGGGCAATGTTAACACATTATAATTTAGTAGCAAATACACTCCAAAGTGCTGCTACTGCACATGTTAAAACAAATACTGGGGAAGAGAGGGTTCTAACCATTTCTCCTTTATTTCATGTATATGGGATGACAAGTGCGATGAACCTTACTTTTTATAATGGAGGTAACTTGATTCTCGTACCTCGATTTGATGTGGAAGAGGTCGTGAAAATAATAGAAAAAACAAAGCCAACCTCATTTCCAGGTGTTCCAACAATGTATATTGCACTACTTAATTACTATAAAACCTATAAGTTTGATTTAAGCTGCCTTCAAACCTGTACAAGTGGTTCTGCCCCACTTCCTGTTGAAGTGATAAACCGTTTTAATGAAGTGAGCGGTACAAATGTTGCTGAGGGATATGGGTTATCTGAGGCATCGCCTGTCACACACCGTAATCCGATTTCTGGACTTCAAAAGCGTGGAAGTATCGGAATACCTATACCTAACACAGATGCTAAGATTGTTGATATAGCTACCGGTGAGCAAGATTTGTCAATTGGAGAGGTAGGAGAGTTAATTATAAAAGGACCTCAAATTATGAAAGGGTATTGGAATATGCCTGAAGAAACAGCTAATACGATACGTGATGGCTGGTTATATACTGGAGATCTGGCCATGATGGATGCTGATGGATTTTTCTATATTGTTGGACGTAAAAAAGAAATGATATTAGCAAGTGGATTTAATGTGTATCCGATTGAAGTGGAGGATGTGATTTACAGTCATTCAAAAGTGCTTGAGGCAGCTGTTATCGGAGTTCCAGATGAATACCGCGGTGAAACAGTTAAAGCAATTGTTGTTGCCAAAGAAAATGAAATAATAACGGAAGAGGAATTAATTCAATTCTGTCGAGATCGATTAGCAGCTTATAAAGTGCCAAAAGAAATTGCTTTTGTAGAGGAACTTCCAAAAACAGCGGTTGGAAAGATTTTGAAACGTACGTTAAAAGAAATGTATTCTGTATCCAAATAA
- a CDS encoding sigma-54 interaction domain-containing protein, with protein sequence MIKTENSLMLFNTIITSIDGSIIDFHFGQTDELEKFVCLQKKMKDLFDFWEEKESNMIIASKNTLQYLLLFKDFTIENQHRRMYILANGVQWFRLEERIKELDKSNRELDAIIESSFDGIYITDKFGNTLKTNSAIERITGIPKHYYIGKNINHLIKRGILEESVTLKVMEQKRSVSVVQQNFNQKETLMTGNPIFNEEGEIEKIVTNIRDLSELNQLNKELKKVQQLNEKYKEELDRLKSFAIQDPDIILKSDKMIEIYQMIGRLANFDTTILVLGETGVGKDVLVRYLYRSSDRFNEGQLIKVNCGAIPNELLESELFGYEGGAFSGANRTGKVGMFELAHNGMLFLDEVGEMPMDLQVKLLRAIQEKEIMRVGGTKSKKVDVRLVAATNRDLKEMVKNGKFREDLYYRLNVVPIFVPPLRERRADILPLVHYFLELYKNKYSVEKVLDKKISNFFYHFDWPGNVRELSNLLERLILTVPNEYVSINDLPDEYQQTTSDEEIVLEEMSLREIVEQAEKTALKKALLRYKTTYQIAEKLQTSQATVFRKLQKYNLS encoded by the coding sequence ATGATTAAAACCGAAAATAGCTTAATGCTTTTTAATACAATCATAACATCAATAGATGGAAGCATTATAGATTTCCATTTTGGTCAAACAGATGAGTTAGAGAAATTCGTATGCTTACAAAAGAAAATGAAAGATTTATTTGATTTTTGGGAAGAGAAGGAATCAAATATGATCATTGCCTCAAAAAATACCCTTCAATACTTACTTCTTTTTAAAGATTTTACAATAGAAAACCAGCATAGAAGAATGTACATATTAGCAAACGGTGTGCAATGGTTTCGCCTTGAGGAGCGAATTAAGGAGCTTGATAAATCAAACCGTGAATTAGATGCAATTATCGAGAGCTCATTTGATGGAATTTATATTACTGATAAATTTGGCAACACACTAAAAACGAATTCTGCTATTGAAAGGATTACAGGAATTCCTAAGCATTATTATATTGGTAAAAATATTAATCATTTAATAAAAAGAGGGATATTAGAAGAATCTGTAACATTGAAAGTTATGGAGCAAAAGCGTTCAGTTTCAGTTGTTCAGCAAAATTTTAATCAAAAAGAAACACTAATGACGGGGAATCCTATTTTTAATGAAGAAGGTGAAATAGAAAAGATTGTTACGAATATTCGTGATCTTTCTGAATTAAATCAATTAAATAAAGAGCTAAAAAAAGTGCAACAGCTTAATGAGAAATATAAAGAAGAGCTTGATAGATTAAAATCATTTGCCATCCAAGACCCTGATATTATCCTCAAAAGTGATAAAATGATTGAGATTTATCAAATGATCGGCAGGCTTGCTAACTTTGATACAACGATTCTTGTTCTTGGTGAAACAGGAGTCGGAAAGGACGTGTTGGTTCGATATTTATATCGCTCAAGTGACAGATTTAATGAGGGGCAACTTATAAAAGTCAATTGTGGGGCAATCCCAAATGAGCTTCTTGAATCAGAATTGTTTGGTTATGAAGGTGGCGCGTTTTCGGGGGCTAATAGGACAGGAAAAGTGGGGATGTTTGAATTAGCACATAATGGCATGCTTTTTTTAGATGAAGTTGGCGAAATGCCAATGGATCTTCAAGTAAAGCTGCTTCGGGCAATACAGGAAAAAGAAATTATGAGAGTAGGTGGCACAAAATCGAAAAAAGTGGATGTTCGGTTAGTGGCTGCGACAAACAGAGACTTAAAGGAAATGGTCAAAAATGGAAAATTTCGAGAAGATCTTTATTACCGATTAAATGTTGTCCCAATTTTCGTGCCTCCTCTTAGAGAAAGGCGTGCTGATATCCTTCCACTTGTTCATTATTTTTTAGAGCTGTACAAGAATAAATATTCAGTTGAAAAAGTGTTAGATAAAAAGATTAGTAACTTTTTTTATCATTTTGATTGGCCAGGCAATGTAAGGGAACTATCTAATTTATTAGAAAGACTTATTTTGACCGTACCAAACGAATACGTATCCATCAATGATCTGCCAGATGAATACCAACAAACAACATCAGATGAAGAAATTGTTCTTGAAGAAATGTCATTAAGAGAGATCGTAGAGCAAGCAGAGAAAACAGCACTAAAAAAAGCTCTGTTAAGATATAAAACAACTTATCAAATTGCTGAAAAGCTTCAAACAAGTCAAGCAACAGTTTTTCGAAAGCTACAAAAATACAATTTATCATAA
- a CDS encoding ABC transporter ATP-binding protein, whose amino-acid sequence MLVQVRGLTKTFGGLTAVNCVDFEIEKGKVTAIIGPNGAGKSTFFNLISGFHQPSSGSVMFEGKDITPLKAHQIAKLGIARTFQTTNLFEQTTVLDNVLIGHRLRTSSGLFDAIFRTSRMKREEKESLEKAYEVLEFVGLTDLANKPVSEISQEAMKRTAFALALATDPTIVFLDEPAAGVNPEETDGLAELIKKMVSKGITVCLIEHKMQMIMNLADKIMVLNYGQKIAEGTPKEIKRNPAVIEAYLGGEAVAQAY is encoded by the coding sequence ATGCTTGTTCAAGTAAGGGGACTGACGAAAACATTTGGTGGGTTGACCGCAGTTAATTGCGTAGACTTTGAGATTGAAAAAGGAAAGGTAACGGCAATTATAGGTCCTAATGGTGCAGGAAAATCAACTTTTTTTAACTTAATCAGTGGATTTCATCAACCCTCGTCAGGCTCGGTTATGTTTGAAGGCAAAGATATTACACCGTTAAAGGCTCATCAAATTGCAAAGCTTGGTATAGCTAGAACATTTCAAACTACAAATTTATTCGAGCAAACTACGGTATTGGATAATGTACTAATTGGGCATAGATTACGAACCTCGTCCGGATTATTTGATGCGATTTTTCGAACATCTCGGATGAAAAGAGAGGAAAAGGAATCATTAGAAAAGGCATATGAGGTATTAGAGTTTGTTGGGTTAACAGACCTTGCCAATAAGCCTGTGTCAGAGATCTCGCAAGAAGCAATGAAGCGTACAGCATTTGCTTTAGCACTGGCAACTGACCCAACAATTGTGTTTTTAGACGAACCAGCTGCAGGTGTAAATCCTGAGGAAACAGACGGTTTAGCAGAGTTAATTAAGAAGATGGTTTCAAAAGGAATAACAGTTTGTCTCATTGAACACAAAATGCAAATGATTATGAATCTAGCAGATAAGATTATGGTTTTAAATTATGGACAAAAAATCGCAGAAGGAACACCAAAAGAGATCAAAAGAAATCCAGCTGTAATTGAAGCTTACTTAGGAGGTGAAGCTGTTGCTCAAGCTTACTGA
- a CDS encoding ABC transporter ATP-binding protein — translation MLKLTDVSVSYGGYQALENINLSVKQGEFVVLLGANGAGKSTIFRTISGLSKPSSGSIEFNDQSISGLSADRLVSLGIVQCAEGRKLFPQMSVYENLVLGGFVHRRDKEKRKKSLHEVFELFPILNDKKDDPAGSLSGGQQQMLAIGRALMASPKVILLDEPSIGLAPLIVEQVFSVIQQINKNGTTVLLAEQNANAALKIADRGYVIETGKIVLEGKSKDLFENDEVRKAYIGA, via the coding sequence TTGCTCAAGCTTACTGATGTTTCTGTTTCTTATGGTGGATATCAGGCATTAGAAAATATCAATCTTAGTGTGAAACAAGGAGAATTTGTTGTTTTATTAGGTGCCAATGGTGCTGGGAAAAGTACAATCTTTCGAACGATAAGCGGTTTAAGTAAACCTTCTTCAGGAAGCATTGAATTTAACGATCAAAGTATAAGTGGACTGTCAGCAGATCGACTTGTGTCACTTGGAATTGTTCAATGTGCAGAAGGAAGAAAGTTATTTCCACAAATGTCTGTTTACGAAAATCTCGTCTTGGGTGGCTTTGTTCATCGAAGAGATAAAGAAAAACGAAAAAAATCACTTCACGAAGTGTTTGAGCTTTTTCCTATTTTAAACGACAAAAAAGATGATCCAGCTGGATCGTTAAGTGGTGGTCAGCAACAAATGCTAGCTATAGGGAGAGCCCTTATGGCATCTCCAAAGGTTATTTTACTTGATGAGCCATCTATTGGTCTCGCTCCTTTAATTGTAGAACAAGTGTTTAGTGTTATCCAACAAATCAACAAAAATGGAACAACAGTCCTTTTAGCTGAACAAAACGCAAATGCTGCATTAAAAATCGCTGATCGAGGCTATGTAATTGAAACAGGGAAAATTGTTTTAGAAGGGAAAAGCAAGGATTTATTTGAAAATGACGAAGTGAGGAAAGCGTATATAGGTGCTTAA
- a CDS encoding branched-chain amino acid ABC transporter permease: MMSFLNKRNTTILLVVVAILVPLLTDNPYLLHIFSTAFIWTIGVYGLNLIGGFTGQLSLAHAGFFAIGAYSVGILTVKVGLNFWLALLLGIMITTIMGFLIGIIALRTKEHFFAIYTLCVGYIIYLVIYKWEGLTEGVRGLIGIPPPAPIGPITFQTPKSQYYLLLFFLVFTIFIFTRIINSLIGRTYMAIRNSEELAQTIGIETMKQKLVSFVLSTFFAGLAGGLYASFVRFIGPDISYINVTFDMLMYLLVGGIGTLSGPLVGTLLVVWISQYLQFLQDYRMLIFGPILVLLIIFYPRGIVGGVQTWLIKQRAKKSQKEISQNLQSVVVKEEK; this comes from the coding sequence TTGATGAGTTTCTTAAATAAAAGAAATACCACCATATTGTTAGTTGTAGTGGCGATTTTGGTGCCTTTGTTAACAGATAATCCATATTTATTACACATTTTTTCTACTGCTTTTATATGGACTATTGGAGTTTATGGATTAAATTTGATTGGTGGGTTTACTGGTCAGCTTTCATTAGCACATGCCGGATTTTTCGCCATCGGTGCCTATTCGGTTGGAATATTAACAGTAAAAGTGGGGCTTAATTTTTGGTTGGCACTACTGCTTGGAATAATGATTACTACCATTATGGGATTTTTAATAGGCATAATCGCCCTACGAACAAAAGAGCATTTCTTCGCCATTTATACACTTTGTGTTGGGTACATCATATATCTTGTTATTTACAAATGGGAGGGACTAACCGAAGGGGTTCGTGGTTTAATTGGGATTCCTCCGCCAGCACCGATCGGACCGATAACATTTCAAACACCTAAGTCACAATACTATCTTTTATTATTCTTTCTCGTGTTCACTATATTTATTTTTACTAGAATCATTAACTCTCTTATCGGAAGAACATATATGGCCATTAGAAATAGTGAAGAGTTAGCTCAAACGATTGGAATTGAAACAATGAAACAAAAACTAGTTTCCTTTGTTTTATCTACCTTCTTTGCTGGGTTAGCAGGTGGATTATATGCCTCATTTGTTCGATTTATAGGACCTGATATCTCGTATATTAACGTTACTTTTGATATGTTGATGTATTTGCTAGTTGGAGGGATCGGCACACTCTCTGGACCACTTGTTGGGACACTTCTTGTTGTCTGGATTTCTCAATATCTACAATTTTTACAAGACTATCGGATGCTTATTTTTGGTCCGATACTTGTTCTCCTGATTATTTTTTATCCAAGGGGGATTGTTGGAGGGGTGCAAACATGGCTAATCAAGCAGAGAGCTAAAAAGTCACAGAAAGAAATTTCTCAAAATCTGCAATCTGTTGTTGTAAAGGAGGAGAAATAA
- a CDS encoding FdhF/YdeP family oxidoreductase has product MGETKHQGPIKATKAPQPKHWVSPIPFGLGKVKPHHFRDTMKIAWDNKDNLGYASRILTKGVCDGCALGVSGLHDQTLKGPHMCTTRLNVLRLNTMPALKEEIVHADIDELRKYSSTELRKLGRIPYPLIRRKGERKFSRISWDEAMDMIANKMKQLDPKQYAFYLTSRGITNESYYVAAKVSRFLGTNNIDNASRICHSPSKTALKRSIGVGASTVNYQDWFGTDVLLFWGSVASNASPVSTKYMLEAKKRGTKIIVVNPYSEPAMDKYWIPSNMESALFGTKIADDFYQVNIGGDIAFMHGIMKHWFEMEEKQYGSAINHEFVEKHVNDYEELKSHVEQQSWDEIVKSSGISKERIIELSDLLAKSKNAIFAWALGLTMHSFATDNISQVANLALLRGFLGRKNSGLMPFRGHSSVQGSGEMGADPFVLPGGGFEEENAKRIEKIWGFELPKWQGDIVGVTLENIVLPEDHERKIKLYYLSGGNFLETMPDPDFVEKALSELDIRVHQDIIFNTSTLVDAKEAVIVLPAKTRYEQEGGGTSTSTERMVYFSPEIEGNKNEIKEARAEWKIYVDLAKRVKPETAHLVDFKTGQEIRDEIAIANRDYNGIQHLKNVGDVFQWGGAWLCEGGVCPTPDGKGNLISVEIPDLGKKEGQFVVTSRRGKQFNSMVYKEKDPFNGADRYDVLMNAEDAKRLSIAEGEGIVVYNGFGVFQGKAKFVDIATGNLEVHFPEGNFLLPRGRYEKFAGIPDYNITVTVEKADRYNARKDVQYLEKRVEDLEVDAPI; this is encoded by the coding sequence ATGGGAGAGACAAAACATCAAGGACCTATAAAGGCAACAAAAGCACCGCAACCAAAGCACTGGGTAAGTCCAATTCCGTTTGGTCTAGGAAAGGTTAAACCACATCATTTTCGCGATACGATGAAAATAGCATGGGATAATAAAGATAATCTAGGTTATGCATCACGCATTTTAACAAAAGGGGTTTGTGATGGCTGTGCCTTAGGTGTGTCTGGCCTACATGATCAAACTTTAAAAGGGCCTCACATGTGTACAACTAGGTTAAATGTTCTTCGTTTAAACACGATGCCGGCATTAAAAGAAGAAATTGTACATGCAGATATTGATGAATTAAGAAAATATAGTAGTACTGAGTTAAGAAAATTAGGTCGAATTCCTTATCCGCTCATTCGACGTAAAGGAGAGAGAAAGTTCTCACGTATATCTTGGGATGAAGCGATGGATATGATTGCAAATAAAATGAAGCAATTGGATCCGAAACAGTATGCTTTTTACTTAACCTCAAGAGGAATAACGAATGAATCTTACTATGTAGCCGCAAAAGTATCTCGTTTTCTAGGAACAAACAATATTGATAATGCATCACGTATTTGTCATTCACCAAGTAAAACAGCATTAAAGCGTTCTATTGGTGTTGGAGCCTCAACGGTTAATTATCAAGATTGGTTTGGAACAGATGTATTATTATTCTGGGGTAGTGTTGCATCAAACGCATCACCAGTTTCAACAAAATATATGTTGGAAGCCAAAAAGAGAGGTACAAAAATAATTGTTGTTAATCCATACAGTGAGCCTGCGATGGATAAATATTGGATACCATCTAATATGGAATCAGCTTTATTTGGAACAAAAATTGCTGATGATTTCTATCAAGTAAACATTGGTGGAGATATTGCCTTCATGCATGGAATTATGAAGCACTGGTTCGAGATGGAAGAAAAACAATATGGTTCAGCGATTAATCATGAGTTTGTAGAAAAACATGTAAACGATTATGAAGAATTAAAATCACATGTTGAACAACAATCATGGGATGAAATTGTTAAATCATCGGGCATTTCAAAAGAAAGAATCATTGAATTATCTGATCTTTTAGCAAAAAGTAAAAATGCGATTTTTGCTTGGGCTCTAGGATTAACGATGCATTCATTTGCAACAGATAATATTTCACAAGTTGCAAACCTTGCACTCCTGCGCGGCTTCTTGGGACGTAAGAACAGTGGATTAATGCCTTTCCGCGGTCATTCCTCAGTACAAGGTTCAGGTGAGATGGGAGCTGATCCATTTGTTTTACCTGGTGGTGGATTTGAAGAAGAAAACGCCAAACGTATAGAGAAAATTTGGGGCTTTGAGCTACCAAAATGGCAAGGTGATATTGTAGGTGTTACACTTGAAAACATCGTCCTACCTGAAGATCATGAAAGAAAAATTAAGCTTTATTATTTATCAGGTGGTAACTTCCTAGAAACGATGCCAGATCCTGATTTTGTAGAAAAAGCATTATCAGAACTAGACATTCGAGTTCACCAAGATATCATTTTCAACACATCAACACTTGTTGATGCCAAAGAAGCAGTAATCGTTTTACCTGCTAAAACACGCTATGAACAAGAAGGCGGCGGAACATCAACTTCAACAGAAAGAATGGTCTATTTTTCACCAGAAATTGAAGGAAATAAAAATGAAATTAAAGAGGCCCGTGCAGAATGGAAAATTTACGTTGATCTTGCAAAACGTGTGAAGCCTGAAACTGCTCATCTTGTTGATTTTAAAACAGGTCAGGAAATTCGTGATGAAATCGCGATTGCCAACCGCGACTATAATGGCATTCAGCACTTGAAAAACGTAGGTGATGTTTTCCAATGGGGTGGGGCTTGGTTATGTGAAGGTGGAGTTTGTCCTACGCCAGATGGAAAAGGAAACTTGATTTCAGTTGAAATACCGGATCTTGGTAAAAAAGAAGGGCAATTTGTTGTCACGTCGCGTCGTGGTAAGCAGTTTAACTCAATGGTTTATAAAGAAAAGGATCCATTTAATGGGGCAGACCGTTACGATGTTCTTATGAATGCAGAAGATGCCAAACGTCTAAGTATTGCTGAGGGAGAAGGAATTGTCGTTTATAATGGCTTTGGTGTTTTCCAAGGAAAAGCAAAGTTCGTTGACATTGCAACAGGAAACCTAGAAGTGCACTTCCCTGAAGGTAACTTCTTATTACCACGAGGAAGATACGAAAAATTCGCCGGAATTCCAGATTACAATATTACAGTTACGGTTGAAAAAGCAGATCGCTACAACGCTCGTAAAGATGTTCAATATTTAGAAAAACGAGTGGAAGATTTAGAAGTAGATGCACCAATTTAA
- a CDS encoding branched-chain amino acid ABC transporter permease produces the protein MDILFQQIFNALTIGSVYSLVALGLTLVYGILHIPNFAHGALYMVGGYITLLFMESMGIHYWLAIFISIIIVGLLGVVMERLVFHPLRNAPPIHDKIAAIGVLLFLEALVQLVWGAEYRRMLSPYDIVVDFLGLTVTAQRLLIIGTAIIAMILLHLFLKKTITGSAIIAMSQNREGAFLVGINANKVAMITFFISGALAAFASSIASPINLVFPGMGHLVILKAFVIIIIGGMGSIPGAIIGGYILGFSESLSATFISNDYKDLIAFILLVAILTIKPKGLFVKGAQS, from the coding sequence ATGGATATTTTATTTCAGCAAATATTCAATGCACTTACAATTGGAAGCGTTTACAGTTTGGTTGCACTTGGATTGACATTAGTATATGGAATTTTGCATATTCCAAATTTTGCACATGGAGCTCTATATATGGTTGGTGGCTATATCACACTCTTATTTATGGAGAGCATGGGTATCCACTATTGGCTGGCGATTTTTATTTCGATTATTATCGTTGGCTTATTAGGCGTTGTTATGGAACGGCTAGTTTTTCATCCACTACGGAACGCACCGCCAATACATGACAAAATCGCAGCAATTGGAGTTCTCTTATTTTTGGAAGCTTTAGTTCAGTTAGTATGGGGTGCTGAATATCGCAGAATGTTATCACCTTATGATATTGTTGTAGATTTTCTAGGGCTAACTGTTACTGCACAAAGACTCCTTATTATCGGTACAGCTATTATTGCGATGATACTTTTACATCTATTCTTGAAAAAAACGATAACAGGATCAGCCATTATTGCGATGTCCCAAAACCGTGAAGGTGCATTTTTAGTAGGAATCAATGCAAACAAAGTGGCCATGATTACGTTTTTTATTTCAGGAGCTCTAGCAGCATTTGCCTCTTCGATAGCTTCACCTATTAATCTTGTTTTTCCAGGTATGGGTCATCTTGTTATTTTAAAAGCTTTTGTCATCATCATAATTGGTGGAATGGGAAGTATCCCAGGCGCAATCATTGGTGGCTATATTTTAGGATTTTCCGAAAGCTTAAGTGCAACATTTATTTCAAATGATTATAAAGATTTAATTGCTTTTATATTATTAGTGGCGATATTGACTATTAAACCGAAAGGCTTGTTTGTAAAGGGGGCTCAATCTTGA
- a CDS encoding L-lactate MFS transporter encodes MKKTKNRWLIAASAVGIHISIGSVYAWSNFTNPLMEEFGWTAQQVQLTFSIAILFLGLSAAFLGHFVEKYGPRAAGLLAAGFFGAGIIGSGLAVNLGSLPFLYVTYGVLGGIGLGVGYIAPVSTLVKWFPDRRGLATGLAIMGFGFAAAIASPVMESLINSVGTANTFFILGISYLVIMTLSSLYLEKPPVGWAPKGFNEKGQSGKSRIKEDLSQLTANEAVKTSRFYYLWIMLFINVTCGIAILSAAKPLAEESIGLTTAQAAALVGILGIFNGLGRIGWASISDFIGRPNTYTTFFVLQIVLFAVLPHTTEAFLFQVMLAVVYTCYGGGFAAIPAYIGDLFGTKQLGAIHGYILTAWAAAGLAGPMFAAWMKDTTGSYATSLTFFSGMFVVALIVSIVIRRDINKLRQQQVSGSKIAG; translated from the coding sequence ATGAAAAAGACAAAAAATCGTTGGCTGATTGCTGCATCTGCAGTAGGGATCCATATCTCAATTGGATCAGTGTATGCATGGAGTAATTTCACCAATCCATTAATGGAAGAGTTTGGATGGACAGCTCAACAAGTACAATTAACTTTTAGTATTGCTATTTTATTTCTTGGATTGTCCGCAGCGTTTTTAGGACACTTTGTTGAAAAATACGGTCCAAGAGCTGCTGGTTTACTTGCAGCTGGATTCTTTGGTGCTGGGATAATCGGTTCCGGTTTAGCGGTTAATCTAGGATCATTACCTTTCCTCTATGTTACATATGGTGTTCTTGGAGGAATTGGACTTGGAGTTGGATATATTGCACCTGTTTCAACGTTAGTAAAATGGTTCCCGGACCGTCGTGGCCTTGCAACTGGACTGGCTATTATGGGATTCGGATTTGCTGCTGCCATTGCAAGTCCAGTTATGGAGTCACTAATTAATTCGGTTGGTACAGCAAACACATTCTTTATTTTAGGTATTTCTTATTTAGTTATTATGACATTATCTTCATTATATTTAGAGAAACCACCAGTTGGTTGGGCTCCTAAAGGGTTTAATGAAAAAGGACAATCTGGAAAATCTAGAATCAAAGAAGATTTATCACAATTAACGGCAAATGAAGCAGTTAAAACATCAAGATTTTATTATCTATGGATTATGTTATTCATCAACGTAACATGTGGTATTGCCATTCTTTCTGCTGCAAAACCATTAGCTGAAGAAAGTATTGGTCTAACAACAGCACAAGCTGCAGCATTAGTTGGTATCCTGGGAATATTTAATGGATTAGGACGTATCGGTTGGGCGTCAATTTCAGATTTTATTGGTCGACCAAATACGTATACAACTTTCTTCGTCTTACAAATTGTATTATTTGCCGTTTTACCACATACTACAGAAGCATTTTTATTCCAAGTTATGTTAGCAGTGGTATACACTTGTTATGGTGGAGGATTTGCAGCAATTCCTGCTTATATTGGCGATTTATTCGGTACAAAACAATTGGGTGCAATTCATGGATACATTCTTACTGCATGGGCTGCTGCTGGATTAGCTGGTCCAATGTTTGCAGCGTGGATGAAAGATACAACTGGAAGCTATGCAACTAGCTTAACTTTCTTCTCGGGAATGTTTGTAGTTGCATTAATCGTTTCTATTGTTATTCGTCGTGATATTAATAAGTTACGTCAACAACAAGTGTCAGGATCAAAAATAGCTGGATAA